A window of the Streptomyces sp. NBC_01351 genome harbors these coding sequences:
- a CDS encoding DUF6114 domain-containing protein, with the protein MNPQAPVYVRAEDDAWLTVVYYHFHAWTGRRPFWAGLFTLFSGFPIAYFPYADLRLGNISLAMATTGGAGALIIGVLLITLGLALWFQETIRVFAGVAAILLALVSIPVSNLGGFGLGFIPALIGGALALSWSPGRPAEEEPVDQRPAAAAVDMTKADWMAGPQGFPGQRATETPAHASETTAHADGGRNSAG; encoded by the coding sequence ATGAACCCCCAGGCCCCGGTTTACGTTCGCGCCGAAGACGACGCCTGGCTCACCGTGGTGTACTACCACTTCCACGCCTGGACCGGCCGCCGTCCTTTCTGGGCCGGGCTGTTCACGCTCTTCAGCGGCTTCCCGATCGCCTACTTCCCGTACGCCGACCTCCGCCTGGGCAACATCAGCCTCGCGATGGCCACCACGGGTGGCGCCGGCGCCCTGATCATCGGCGTACTGCTGATCACGCTGGGACTGGCCCTCTGGTTCCAGGAGACCATCCGCGTTTTCGCGGGAGTCGCCGCGATCCTGCTGGCGCTGGTCTCGATCCCGGTGTCCAACCTCGGCGGCTTCGGCCTCGGCTTCATCCCCGCCCTGATCGGCGGCGCCCTCGCGCTGTCGTGGTCCCCGGGCCGGCCGGCGGAAGAGGAGCCGGTGGACCAGAGGCCGGCGGCCGCGGCGGTCGACATGACCAAGGCGGACTGGATGGCGGGCCCCCAGGGCTTCCCGGGACAGCGCGCAACGGAAACGCCGGCACACGCGAGCGAGACGACTGCCCACGCCGATGGCGGGAGGAACAGTGCGGGGTGA
- a CDS encoding DUF6230 family protein: protein MSSQVRGGTRWKRFALVMVPSIAATAAVGVGLAQGALAASFSVSGQDFKVSADKLDGDNLIQYGGLAKGHDMAGKPVAHPVTISGFSHAKITNMCQSLATKTPLGTVTLQLRTGHKGQPAEADNIYLDVAELDADAEFKNLDIGVAVSDPNHKMKPQAGTVTDENKYAFSQRAEKAILTNVRQKAWATTAGTFKLPDLKLRLLGGDQPCYQDEK from the coding sequence ATGAGTTCTCAGGTTCGTGGCGGGACCAGATGGAAGCGCTTCGCGCTCGTCATGGTGCCGAGCATCGCGGCCACGGCCGCGGTCGGTGTGGGTCTGGCGCAGGGTGCCCTCGCGGCGTCCTTCAGCGTCTCCGGCCAGGACTTCAAGGTCTCGGCCGACAAGCTCGACGGTGACAACCTCATTCAGTACGGCGGCCTCGCCAAGGGGCACGACATGGCAGGCAAGCCTGTCGCGCACCCGGTCACGATCTCCGGGTTCAGTCACGCCAAGATCACCAACATGTGCCAGTCCCTGGCCACCAAGACGCCGCTGGGTACCGTCACCCTGCAGCTGAGGACCGGCCACAAGGGTCAGCCGGCCGAAGCCGACAACATCTACCTCGATGTCGCCGAGCTCGACGCCGATGCCGAGTTCAAGAACCTGGACATCGGTGTCGCGGTCAGTGACCCGAACCACAAGATGAAGCCGCAGGCCGGCACGGTCACCGACGAGAACAAGTACGCGTTCTCGCAGCGTGCCGAGAAGGCGATCCTGACGAACGTGCGCCAGAAGGCGTGGGCGACCACGGCGGGCACGTTCAAGCTTCCCGACCTGAAGCTGCGCCTGCTCGGTGGCGACCAGCCGTGCTACCAGGACGAGAAGTAA
- a CDS encoding tetratricopeptide repeat protein, giving the protein MQPRNMSMSGVVDLAAVKAAGEAKAKAEQARAEAARQAGQGGGNGPAAGAVPPSALVIDVDEAGFERDVLQLSAEVPVVLDFWAEWCEPCKQLSPLLERLTVEANGRLVLAKVDVDANQMLMQQFQIQGIPAVFAVVAGQVLPLFQGVAPEQQIRETLAQLVQVAEERFGIIGIEVDPNAEGAAPGAAASDEAEVPAGPYDALLEAAVVALDAGDLGGAVQAYKNVLADDPANTEAKLGLAQAELLARVQDMNPQAVRTAAAENPRDPAAQIAAADLDLVGGHVEDAFGRLVDTVRVTFGEDRDAVRLRLLELFEVIGADDPRVTAARTALARVLF; this is encoded by the coding sequence ATGCAGCCCAGAAACATGTCCATGAGCGGCGTCGTCGACCTCGCCGCTGTGAAGGCGGCCGGCGAGGCCAAGGCCAAGGCCGAGCAGGCCCGCGCCGAAGCGGCACGCCAGGCCGGCCAGGGCGGCGGGAACGGCCCGGCCGCCGGAGCCGTGCCGCCGTCCGCACTCGTCATCGACGTAGACGAGGCCGGATTCGAACGCGATGTGCTCCAGCTCTCCGCAGAGGTTCCGGTCGTCCTGGACTTCTGGGCCGAGTGGTGCGAGCCGTGCAAGCAGCTCAGCCCCCTCCTGGAGAGGCTGACCGTCGAGGCGAACGGCCGTCTCGTGCTGGCCAAGGTCGACGTCGACGCCAACCAGATGCTGATGCAGCAGTTCCAGATCCAGGGCATCCCGGCCGTCTTCGCCGTGGTCGCCGGGCAGGTGCTGCCGCTGTTCCAGGGCGTGGCCCCCGAGCAGCAGATCCGCGAGACCCTCGCCCAGCTGGTCCAGGTGGCCGAGGAGCGCTTCGGGATCATCGGCATCGAGGTGGACCCGAACGCGGAGGGGGCCGCTCCGGGCGCCGCCGCCTCCGACGAGGCCGAGGTCCCAGCCGGTCCGTACGACGCACTGCTGGAAGCGGCCGTCGTCGCGCTGGACGCCGGCGACCTGGGCGGCGCCGTGCAGGCGTACAAGAACGTACTCGCGGACGACCCGGCCAACACCGAGGCCAAGCTGGGCCTGGCACAGGCCGAGCTCCTCGCCCGGGTCCAGGACATGAACCCGCAGGCGGTGCGGACCGCGGCCGCCGAGAACCCGCGCGACCCGGCGGCGCAGATCGCCGCGGCCGACCTGGATCTGGTCGGCGGTCACGTGGAGGACGCCTTCGGGCGCCTGGTGGACACCGTGCGGGTGACGTTCGGTGAGGACCGGGACGCCGTACGGCTGCGCCTGCTGGAACTGTTCGAGGTCATCGGAGCGGACGACCCGCGGGTGACGGCGGCGCGCACGGCCTTGGCCCGGGTGCTGTTCTAG
- a CDS encoding TetR/AcrR family transcriptional regulator, protein MRTPSPGRTGRPRSAAADAAILAATRDALVELGWSKLTMSDVSARAGVAKTTLYRRWAGKNELVVDAVAELFDSLELPDRGSLEADIEYVVLRFAELLRRPEARTALMAVVAESTRDDALRDRIRSAIVDRQKRLVVLGRERARARGELPDEEDEVLAAHTTDLIFDVIAGTVVHRVLVSSEPVDEMWAAGFTALLMHGLRGPAPAA, encoded by the coding sequence ATGCGCACCCCCAGCCCCGGCCGGACCGGCCGTCCCCGCAGCGCCGCAGCGGACGCGGCGATCCTCGCCGCCACACGGGACGCGCTGGTCGAGCTGGGCTGGTCGAAGCTGACGATGAGCGACGTCTCGGCTCGGGCCGGCGTCGCCAAGACCACCCTCTACCGACGCTGGGCCGGCAAGAACGAGCTGGTCGTGGACGCGGTGGCGGAGCTCTTCGACTCCCTCGAACTACCGGACCGCGGCTCCCTGGAAGCCGACATCGAGTACGTGGTGCTCCGGTTCGCGGAGCTGCTGCGGCGCCCGGAGGCCCGTACGGCCCTGATGGCGGTCGTCGCCGAGTCCACCCGGGACGATGCCCTGCGCGACCGGATCCGGTCGGCCATCGTGGACCGGCAGAAACGTCTCGTCGTACTGGGTCGCGAGCGGGCCCGGGCCCGCGGCGAGCTCCCGGACGAGGAGGACGAGGTCCTCGCCGCCCACACCACGGACCTGATCTTCGACGTGATCGCGGGCACGGTGGTGCACCGCGTCCTGGTGAGCTCCGAGCCGGTGGACGAGATGTGGGCGGCCGGCTTCACGGCCCTCCTGATGCACGGCCTCCGGGGCCCGGCCCCCGCCGCCTGA